One region of Centropristis striata isolate RG_2023a ecotype Rhode Island chromosome 3, C.striata_1.0, whole genome shotgun sequence genomic DNA includes:
- the LOC131968322 gene encoding class I histocompatibility antigen, F10 alpha chain-like: MQIFAALVLLGTALHGAAPMTHSMKHFITGSSQVPNFPEFVTVSLVNEIEALHYDSYSRKIATKQEWMIRVSEDDPQYWQFLTENRFGVQQSFKHNIEDFKQRFNQTGGVHILQVMQGCEWDDETDEVKGYDQYAFDGEDFLSYDLETETWVASKQQALITKHKWDNNKAMMAQYKHYFTQICPEELKKFVKFGRSSLLRKDLPSVSLLQKTPSSPVSCHATGFYPDGAMMFWRKDGEELHEDVDLGEILPNHDGSFQMSVDLDLSSVKPEDWTRYDCVFQLVGVKEHIFTRLEEEKIRTNREKPTDKNVIIIAAVVVPLVLLLLAVIGFIVYRRCNGML; this comes from the exons ATGCAGATCTTTGCTGCTCTGGTTCTCCTGGGAACCGCCCTGCATGGCGCTGCACCAA TGACTCACTCTATGAAGCATTTCATCACTGGATCGTCTCAAGTCCCAAACTTCCCAGAGTTTGTGACTGTTAGTTTGGTTAATGAGATTGAGGCACTGCACTATGATAGTTACAGCAGGAAAATAGCAACCAAACAGGAGTGGATGATCAGAGTCTCAGAAGATGATCCTCAGTACTGGCAATTTCTGACTGAGAATCGATTTGGTGTCCAGCAGTCCTTCAAACACAACATTGAAGATTTCAAGCAGCGCTTCAACCAAACTGGAG gtgtCCACATACTCCAGGTGATGCAAGGCTGTGAATGGGATGATGAGACTGATGAGGTCAAAGGTTATGATCAGTACGCTTTTGATGGAGAAGACTTCTTATCATATGACCTGGAGACGGAGACATGGGTCGCTTCAAAACAACAGGCTCTCATTACCAAACACAAGTGGGATAATAATAAAGCTATGATGGCTCAGTACAAACACTACTTCACCCAGATTTGTCCTGAGGAGCTGAAGAAGTTTGTGAAGTTCGGGAGGAGCTCTCTGCTGAGAAAAG accttccctcagtgtctctcctccagaagactccctcctctccagtCAGCTGCCACGCTACAGGTTTCTACCCTGACGGAGCCATGATGTTctggaggaaagatggagaggagctTCATGAGGACGTGGACCTCGGAGAGATCCTCCCCAACCACGATGGATCCTTCCAGATGAGTGTTGACCTGGACCTCTCATCAGTCAAACCTGAAGACTGGACCAGGTACGACTGTGTGTTTCAGCTGGTTGGTGTGAAGGAGCACATCTTCACCAGACTGGAAGAAGAAAAGATCAGGACCAACAGAG AGAAACCCACTGACAAGAACGTCATCATCATTGCTGCAGTCGTTGTTcctctcgtcctcctcctcctcgctgtgATTGGATTCATCGTTTACAGAAGGTGCAATGGGATGCTTTAA
- the LOC131968314 gene encoding H-2 class I histocompatibility antigen, Q9 alpha chain-like produces the protein MKTNTQSFTLVNLQTVTMQIFAALVLLGTALHGAAPMTHSMMNFITASSQVPNFPEFVFVGLVNEIEVVHYDSNSRKYEPKQEWMIRVTGDDPQYWQRETEILFGDQQLFKNNIEVLKQRFNQTGGVHILQRMIGCEWDDETDEVKGYEQYAYDGEDLSLDLETETWVAPKQQAVITKHKLDNNKAWMDRYKHYHTVYCPEELKKLVNLGRSSLLRKDLPSVSLLQKTPSSPVSCHATGFYPDGAMMFWRKDGEELHEDVDLGEILPNHDGSFQMSVDLDLSSVKPEDWTRYDCVFQLVGVKEHIFTRLEEEKIRTNREKPTDKNGINIPAVVLPLVVLLLLLALIGFLVYRRRITGRWC, from the exons ATGAAG acaaacacacaaagcttcACTCTGGTAAATCTTCAGACGGTCACAATGCAGATCTTTGCTGCTCTGGTTCTCCTGGGAACAGCCCTGCATGGCGCTGCACCAA TGACTCACTCTATGATGAATTTCATCACTGCATCGTCTCAAGTCCCAAACTTCCcagagtttgtgtttgttggttTGGTTAATGAGATTGAGGTAGTGCATTATGATAGTAACAGCAGGAAATATGAACCCAAACAGGAGTGGATGATCAGAGTCACAGGAGATGATCCTCAGTACTGGCAGAGGGAGACTGAGATTCTATTTGGTGACCAGCAGctcttcaaaaacaacattgaaGTTTTAAAGCAGCGCTTCAACCAAACTGGAG gtgtCCACATACTCCAGAGGATGATTGGCTGTGAATGGGATGATGAGACTGATGAGGTCAAAGGTTATGAACAGTATGCTTATGATGGAGAAGACTTATCATTGGACCTGGAGACAGAGACATGGGTCGCTCCAAAACAACAGGCTGTCATCACCAAACACAAGTTGGATAATAATAAAGCTTGGATGGATCGGTACAAACACTACCACACCGTGTATTGTCCTGAGGAGCTGAAGAAGCTTGTGAACTTGGGGAGGAGCTCTCTGCTGAGAAAAG accttccctcagtgtctctcctccagaagactccctcctctccagtCAGCTGCCACGCTACAGGTTTCTACCCTGACGGAGCCATGATGTTctggaggaaagatggagaggagctTCATGAGGACGTGGACCTCGGAGAGATCCTCCCCAACCACGATGGATCCTTCCAGATGAGTGTTGACCTGGACCTCTCATCAGTCAAACCTGAAGACTGGACCAGGTACGACTGTGTGTTTCAGCTGGTTGGTGTGAAGGAGCACATCTTCACCAGACTGGAAGAAGAAAAGATCAGGACCAACAGAG AGAAACCCACTGACAAGAACGGCATCAACATTCCTGCAGTCGTTCTTCCTCtcgtcgtcctcctcctcctcctcgctttGATTGGATTCTTAGTTTACAGAAGAAGAATAACAGGAAGATGGTGTTAG